The region CTGACAAGTAGGTCTTACCTGTCCCTGTCGCGGCTATCAAAAGAGCCTTCTTAAAACCATTGATACGCGACTCTTCAAGACCTTTTAAGGCCCTAAGTTGCATCACATTGGGGCTGATTTCAACTTTACTATCAGATAATTCAGCAGGTAACTTTGAGGTCTTTTCTAAGGGTTTGTAATTTTTTTGATAACGGTCAATAAAGTCTTGGTCTAAATCAACTGACTCCTCCCAGAGATTTTCAAAGGATTGGTCCATCTGCCTTGAAAAATCACTTGCTGCTGGCCTCTTAACTAGAGTATTCCACTCTAAATTGATTTTTAGGGCCGTTTCGGTAAGATTGGATGAGCCAGTCAGATAGCTCCTATAATTATCAGCCCTTTTAAAACTGTAACTTTTCAGGTGAAAGCCGTCCTGTAAATTTATCCGAACCTGCAAGTTAGGTATTTTTTTTAATTCCCTAAAAACTTGTGGGCTGTTAAAGTCCAGGTAGGTCGAGGTTATAAGCCGACCTTGAATCCCTCTGTCGTTCAAATCCGAAAGAGTGCTCTTTAACATGGCAAGACCCGACATGGTCACAAAGGCCACAGCAATAGTAAAACTTTGGCAGTCTCTTAATTCAGCCAGCAAGCTTGCAAGAACTGTCTCGTGTGTATTTTTTTTATTAGTAACAAGGGCTGGTTCAGATTCAAAGCTTTCAGCTGAACTTGAAGAACCTACCCTAAAATTTAAGTCCTTATCCATCCCTACTATACTAACAAGAAGACTCAAAAAAATCCACCAATAAGAGTTATAACATCAAAAAACCCTGGAAATCCAGGGTTTTTATTATTTTACAGGCTTTCCAGTTCTGCAATGCGGGCTACTGTCGTATCAAACTTAGTTTGGTAGTCAGCCCGCTTATCTTTTTCCTTTTGGACGATTTCAGCTTTTGCATTGGCTACAAAGCGTTCATTTGAAAGTTTCTTAGAAACCATTTCAAGTTCTTTCTCCCACTTAGCTTTTTCCTTGTTAAGACGAATAATTTCGTCTTCGATGTTGATTAAATCAGCCAGTGGCAAGTAGATTTCAGCATCAGATAGGATTGAAGTCATAGCTTTAGCTGGTGCTTCAAGGCTAGATGAGATTTCAAGGGTTTCAGGGTTTGTAAAGCGGCGGAGGTAGTTTTCATTTGCCTTGAAGAAGGCTTCGATCTCAGGGTTTTTCGCCTTGATAAGGATTGTAATCGGCTTACTTGGAGCCACGTTTACTTCGCTACGGGCATTACGGACACTACGGATTACTTCTTTTAGAACCTCAACCCCGTGGGCAGCTTCTGGCTCAGTAAAGACAGGGCGAACTACTGGGTATTTTGCTCTTACAAGAGTTGCCTCAGTGTGGGGGATATTTTCGAAGATTTCTTCAGTAACAAAAGGCATGATTGGGTGAAGGAGGCGAAGGATCTGGTCAAGAACGTAAGTTAGGACACTTCTTGTAACCTCTTTTTCCTCTTCATTATCCCCGTAAAGGACTTCTTTTGTAAGCTCGATGTACCAGTCCGCAAACTCGTCCCAGATGAAGTTGTAAAGGGCGCGCCCTGCTTCACCAAACTCAAACTTGTCGAAGTTTTCGGTAACTTTTTCAACTGTTTCGTTAAGGCGAGTTAGGATCCAGCGGTCTGTAACGTTTCCTGCGGTCTTGTTAGCTACTTTTTCAAGGTTGGCTGAAATATCTTCAACTGTTAGCCCTTCATTGTTCATGATGATGTAGCGGCTAACGTTCCAGATCTTGTTGATGAAGTTCCAGGCAGCGTCCATCTTCTCGTAAGAGAAACGTACGTCTTGACCAGGTGCTGAACCGTTTGATAGGAACCAGCGGAGGGCGTCTGCCCCATATTTTTCAATAACATCCATTGGGTCAATCCCGTTACCGAGTGACTTAGACATCTTGCGACCTTCTTCGTCACGGATTAGTCCGTGGATGAGGGTGTTCTTGAAGGGAGCACGTCCTGTAAACTCAAGTGACTGGAAGATCATACGGCTCACCCAGAAGAAGATGATATCATATCCTGTAACCAAAGTATTAGTTGGGAAGTAGCGTTTGAAGTCGCTAGACTCTTCGTCAGGCCAACCCATGGTTGAAAATGGCCATAGGGCACTTGAGAACCATGTGTCAAGAACGTCTGGATCCTGCTCCCAGTTTTCAGCGTCAGCTGGTGCTTCCATACCAACGTACATTTCACCTGTTTCCTTGTGGTACCAAGCTGGAATTTGGTGACCCCACCAAAGTTGGCGTGAGATTACCCAGTCATGGACATTATCCATCCACTGGAGGAAGGTGTCGTTGAAACGTTCTGGGAAGAAGGTTACCTTATCGTCTGTTTCCTGGTTCTTAACAGCGTTAGCTGCAAGTTCTTCCATCTTAACAAACCACTGAGTTGATAAACGGGCCTCAACTGGAACACCAGTACGTTCAGAGTGACCTACACTGTGGACGATTGGTTCAACCTTAACAAGATTTCCACTTTCGCGAAGGAGTTCAACAACCTGTTTGCGGGCCTCAAAACGGTCAAGTCCGTTAAGCTCACCAGCTAGTTCGTTCATGCTTCCGTCAGCGTTCATTACATTGACCTGTGGAAGATCATGGCGGCGGCCGACCTCAAAGTCATTTGGGTCGTGGGCTGGTGTAATCTTAACTACCCCTGTCCCAAATTCAGGGTCAGCGTGCTCATCACCAACAATTGGGATTACCTTGTTGACAAGCGGAAGGATTACGTTTTGACCGATAAGGTCCTTGTAGCGAGGGTCTTCAGGGTTTACGGCTACAGCCACGTCCCCAAACATTGTTTCTGGACGAGTTGTCGCAACTTCTAGTGACCCCTCGCCATTCTCAAGGTCGTAGGTCATGTGGTAGAAGGCACCTTGAACTTCCTTGTGGATTACCTCAATATCAGAAAGGGCAGTCATAGCTTTTGGATCCCAGTTGATGATATATTCAGCGCGGTAGATAAGTCCTTTTTCGTAAAGGCTTACGAAAACCTTTCTTACAGCTTCAGAAAGTCCAGCATCTAAAGTAAAACGTTCACGTGAGTAGTCAAGTGAAAGTCCAAGTTTACCCCATTGTTCCTTAATGGTTGAAGCGTACTCGTCCTTCCATTCCCAGACTTTTTCGATGAATTTCTCACGCCCAAGGTCATACCTTGTAATCCCGTCTTCACGGAGGCGTTCTTCAACCTTAGCCTGTGTCGCAATCCCTGCGTGATCCATCCCTGGAAGCCAGAGAGTATCAAAGCCTTGCATCCTTTTTTGGCGGATGATCATGTCTTGTAGGGTTGTATCCCAGGCGTGTCCCAGGTGAAGTTTACCTGTTACATTAGGTGGTGGAATAACGATGCTATAGGGTTCAGCATTTACGTCACCTGATGGTTTGAAGGCATCAGCTTCAAGCCATTTTTCATAGCGTCCCGCTTCAACTTCCTGTGGATTGAATTTTGTTGAAAGTTCAGTCATAATTTATCCTCTTATATTTTATTTGAGTTTTTCAGGTATTGTATTTAAGGGTAGCAAAAAACACCCCAACCTAGTCAGGGTGCTTCCGCACGGTACCACCTGTATTGCAGTTTCCTGCCACTCATTTATTAACTTATTTAAACACAAGCTACCTTCCTTTACCTTCAATAGAACCTTCCAGCAACCAGTTCCTCTCTTTAATTTCCGAATAAAGTACTCCTCTTGATTTTTCTAGTTTAGCAAATTTAGCTCCTAATTACAAGCAAGCTAGCAACTAATAGTTGAGCATATCCATTAATCCGTCTGGCAGGTCATGAAAACCTTTTTTTGCATGAAGGTTTGCAAACTTCATCAGTAAAAATTGATAGGCATCCAAACGGCTTTCATAGCGAATAACTGCTTCGCAAGCCCGCTCGTCACCTTCGTCTGCTACCTTTTGAGCTTCATTTACTGCCATTTCATTGACCTTTACCTGGGTTTCAACCCACTCTTCAAACTCTTTTAAAAATTCTTGTTCGTAAGTCATTTTTTCTCCAAATCTATTATTAATTGTCTAATATGCACTGGTAGGCCAGACGTTTACCTTCAAATTTAACCACACCCTGGTAGTTAAATCCTGCCTTAACTAGGGCTGCCTGCATGATTTTATTGGCAGGATGGGTATCTACCCTTATGTCCTCAAAGCCCTGATTACTAGCTAGAGCAAAGATATTTGACCACATGTAAGTCATAAGACCTTGGCCCCTGAAGCTATCATGAATAGCAATCCTATGAATACTAGTATATGCCTTATCACCTTGCCACTTGCCTTCTGATATCTTCTCATAAGCTTCTTCTGGCCCTTCAATCATTACGCAGTAACCAGCTAGCTGACCATCTACTAAAAGGGCATAGGGACTAGTATGATCTTCCCTTAAGTCCATTTGAATATCATCAATTGAGGGATAGTCACCCTGCCACTGATCTATGCCCTGACTTTTAAGAAAGGTGCGAGCACTGTCAATAAGCTCCATTATTTGGAAAATATCTTCCTGCCTGGCTGGTTTTAAATATATCATTGACTACCTCTTTGTAAGTTTAACAACAGCCTCTGTACGGCTAGTTTGAGGGAACATATCCACGGACTGGATATACTCAATTTTGTAAGCCTTGGCAAGTTTTACCAAATCACGGGCAAGGGTTGAGACATTGCAAGAAACATAGACCATCTTACTGGGTTTGTACCTAAGAATCACGTCAAGCAACTTGTCATCAACACCTGTCCTTGGTGGGTCAACAATCAAGGCATCAGCCCGGAAGCCTTCAGAATACCATTTGGGAATAATGTCTTCTGCTGCTCCCACCTCATAATGGGTATTATCAAAACCTAGATTTTGGGCATTCTTTTTGGCATCTTCAATCCCTTGGGCAATAACGTCCATTCCCCTCACCGATTTAACACGCCCCGCAAAGGCTAGACCAATAGTCCCAACCCCGCAGTAGGCATCAATTATATTATCATCTTCTCCTACATCAAGAGCTTTTACAGCTTCACTGTAGAGGGTGTTGGTCTGCTTACTGTTAAGCTGGTAAAAGGCCCTGGGACTTAGAGAAAATTCATAGTCAAGAACTCCTTCCTTAATGGTCTCCTGGCCCCAAAGAAGTTCTGTCTTCTCCCCGTAAATTTCACTGGTCTTTTTGGCATTAATATTCAGGGCAATTGTCCTAATCTCAGGATTTTCCTTGACTAAATCAGCAATTAAAGAGCTTAAATTCAAATTTTTGCTGCTGATAAAAACCAGCTGAACTTGATTGCTTTTTTGCCCGTGACGAATCATTACTGTTCTCAGACCTTGATTTTTCCTCTCGTCATAGAGGCTAATCTTGTATTTTCCAATCAGTCTTCTGACATCATTCAAAATCTTTTGGGTGAGCTTGTCCTGAACCAGGCAGTCATCAATATCAATAAGCCTGTGGCTATTTTCAGCATAAAGGCCTGCTAGAACCTTACCTGAAAATTCCCTGGTCTGAAATTGAAGTTTATTCCTATAATGCCAAGGGTCATCCATCCCCTTGGTTGCCCTTAAATCATAAGATTCAAAGCCTTCTGGCTTAAATTTATTTAGGGCCTGACGCAAGATGTCTCTCTTATACTCAAGCTGAGCTGGATAGGCCAGATGCATGATTTGACAACCTCCACAGGTTGAGTAGACCTTGCAGGCTGGAATCACCCTATTTTTTGATTTTTTATTGATTTTTACAATTTTTGCTTCAACATAATTTTTTTTAACTAGGGTAATCTGAGAAAAAACCTCCTCGCCCTTGAGGGCTCCCCGCACAAAGACTGTCTGTCCCTTATAATTTCCGATACCTTCACCGTTAATTCCCATTTTTTTAATTTTCAGGGGAATTTTTTGACCTGCTTTTAAATATACCATATAGAAATTATAACAAATGGATAGGTGGCTAGCTAGTTTTTTACAAATTTAATCCAATAAATCTTAACCTTTATTCATGTTAATTTTTTATCAAAATCCCTTGAAATCTCAATATTGGTAGCGTAACCATTCCCACCATGAAAACCTTTATCATAAATTTCAGAAGAGCATAATTCTTGCTAAAAAACTTACTTTTGTGTAAGATATAACTATCTTAAAGAATTTAGAGGAAAAGCAATGAGAACTGTTATTATCGGTACCAACCACGCTGGTATTGCGGCTGCAAATACCCTTTTAGATAACTATCCTGACCAGGAAGTTGTAATGATTGACCGTAACTCTAACTTGAGTTACCTAGGTTGTGGAACTGCTCTTTGGGTGGGCCGTCAAATTGATGGTTACGAAGGACTGTTTTATACCAATGAAGAAACCTTCATCCATAAGGGTGCTGAGATTCACATGGAAACAGTCGTTGATAAGATTGATTTTGATGCTAAGAAGGTTCACACTACAAGCCTTGCTGGCAAGGAAAGTGTTATCGATTATGACAAACTTGTTCTAGCGACAGGATCTCGCCCAATTATCCCAAATATTCCAGGAAAAGACCTTGAAGGACTTCACTTCCTAAAACTTTTCCAAGAGGGACAAGAGGTTGATAAGGATTTAAGCCGTGATGAGGTTAAGACTGTAGCCGTTATCGGAGCAGGTTATATTGGAGTTGAGATTGCAGAAGCTGCCCGCCGCCGCGGAAAGAATGTTCTTTTATTTGATGCTGCAACAACTTCACTTGCCTCTTACTATGATGAAGACTTTGCAAAACTTATGGATAAAAATCTTGAGGACAATGGAATTGAGCTTCACTTTGGTGAGCTTGCTACGGCCTATGAAGGAAGTGAGCGAGTTGAGCGTCTAGTGACTGACAAGGGAAGTTATGATGTCGATATGGTTATTAATGCCATTGGATTTACTGCCAATGCAGCCCTTGGTGCAGGCAAGCTTGAAACTTTTGCAAACGGAGCATATCTAGTCGATAAGCACCAACAAACAAGCAATCCTGACGTCTATGCTGTTGGGGACTGTGCTACTATTTACTCAAATGCCCTTCAAGATACTACCTATATTGCCCTTGCTTCAAATGCTGTTCGTTCAGGACTTGTTGCTGGTCACAATATTGGTGGTACTGAACTTGACGCCATTGGTGTTCAAGGATCAAACGGAATTTCAATCTTTGGCCTAGATTTAGTGTCTACCGGTCTATCTGTTAAGGCAGCAGAACGCTTTGGTTTCGAGGTTCTTTCTACTGAGTTTGAGGACTTACAAAAACCTGAGTTCATCAAAGAAGGTAATGCCATGGTTAAGATTAAGATTGTTTACGATAAAAACAATCGTCGTATCCTTGGAGCCCAGCTTGCTTCAACCTACGATATCTCAGCAAACATTCACATGTTTAGCCTAGCCATCCAAGAAGGTTTAACCATTGATAAACTTAAACTTTTGGATATCTTCTTCCTACCTCACTTCAACCAACCATACAACTACATCACAATGGCCGCTCTATCTGCAGAATAAAAAAATAATCACTGTCAATTGGGCAGTGATTTTTTTCTTGGAAAATTAAAATAGGAATAGAAAAAAACTTTTTCCATTCCTATCTCACAAAAACAAATACAATACTTTATCTTATAAGCAAAATAAGTACCGACGGTGTACAAAGCCGTAAAGAAATTATAGCATACTTTAGCTGCCTTATTTCACTTTAATTCCAAGATTTCATCTTTTTTTACAAAATACAAAAATATCCTATTGAATTATTTTCCTTTATCCCTATCTTTACCCATAAAGAAGCAAATAATAACTATTTAAGTCGTTTTTTCGTATAATATAGCATATGATAAAAATTACAAAAATTGAAAAGAAAAAAAGACTCTACAAGGTTGAATTCGATCAATCTGAAACCATCTATGTCACAGAAGATACCATTGTCAAATACATGATGTCAAAGGGTTCTGAATTTTCGGAGGCTGACCTCAAAGAAATTAGTGATTTTGCTAATTTTTCTCGTGGCAAAAATTTGGCCATCTACTATATTAGCTTTAAGATGCGGACTAAGATGGAAGTTATCCTTTATTTAAAGGAGCATGAGATTGATAACCATCAAATTGCCCGGGTCATCACTAGCCTTGAAGAAAGTAGATACATTGATGATGAGAACTATGCCGAATCCTTCATCAACTCAAAAATTAATGGCCAAAATATGGGGCCCCAGCAAATTAAGCAAAAATTAATGGCCAAGGGTATTTCAAGGGAGCTTGTTGAAGCAAAATTAGCTGACCTTTTTGACTACGACAAGCAAGTCGACGCCGCAAGTCAATTGGCTGAAAAATTAATCATGCAAAAATATCAAAAATTACCCCTTAAGATGCTTAAAATTAAAATAAGCCAAAGCCTGGTTAACAAGGGCTTCAGCTATGATTTAGCCAAGGAGGCCCTTGCTTCTTTGGAACTTGAAAGTGACCCACAAATCGAAAATGACCTCTTTGACAAAGATTTTAATAAAATTTTAAAGAGGTACCAAAATAAGTATGAAGGATATGACCTCAAACAAAGGATTACAGCAGCTCTTGCCCGTAAGGGCTATGACTTTGATTTAATTCGCAAGAATCTGCGGGAGTTTGATTTTTAATCTTAGTCAAAATAAGGGATAAGACTTACAATCTCTTCCTGGGTGAGCTCTCGAAAGTCACCAGCTCCTAAGTTTTCATCCAAATCCAGGGGACCAAATTTTACTCGCCTTAGTTTTAAGACAAGCTTTCCCCTTGAAAGAAACATCTTTCTTACCTGGCGATTCTTACCTTCTGACACCTGGACCAAGGCCTCATGACCTGATTTAAGGTCAAGAAATGCTTCCTTTAATTTGACATGACCATCAATTGTAAGACCTGCTTTAAAGGCAGCTACATCACTCAAATCAAGAGCTTCCTTGGTAGTCACCTGGTAAAGCTTGTCGACATGACTTTGAGGATTAAGCATTCTTCGGCCCAGGCGACCATTATCAGTAATCAACAAAAGGCCACTTGTCCAAAAATCTAAGCGGCCGACTGAATACAAATCCTTTTGATCAATATCGCCCAATAGGTCAAAAACCGTGGGATACTTGTCATCCTTGTTGGCACAAATGGTCTGAACTGGCTTATTCAGCATGTAGTAACGATGGGGGCTAAAGTTAATCTGCCTGCCCTCGTAAGTAATTTTTTGAACCCTGCTATCAACATTTTGACTTATTTTATAGGCCGCTTGCCCATCTACTAGAACCAAATTCTTTTTAATGGCCTGCCTTGCGGCCTTTTTATCAAGCCCCTGGGTCCTTATCAATAATTCATCTATCCTCAATCTCTTTACTTGACCTTTTTTTCCCTTTAATATATTCTAATATTACATTTTAAACAATTTATGAACAAAATAAAAGGGGGAAATTAAGATGGCTTTCACAAATACAAATAGCCGGGCTGCAAGCTTTGGTATTGCTTCAAGTCTACCCAGCCAAGTTATTGATACTTTTTGGTATATTATAGACAATAACTTGAAGGGAGTCTTTGTCTTGGAATCACTTATTAATTTTGAGCTTGTTGATGATGACAGCTACCTAAGCATCGTCTTTTCGCAAAACGGTTCCCCCGATAAGATTAAATTTGACTTCAACTACCCCTTCAGCAAGACTTGGCCAACAGACATTCATGTCATTGACCGAATGGGACGGGAGACAGTCCTTCTTCCAAGCGAGATGTAAACAAAAAAACCTATCAAGTAAGATAGGTTTTTTATTTTTTAATACAAGTCTCCAAAAGATAATTTTTCAAAATAGGTAGGTTCAAGTTTTACCTGTTC is a window of Streptococcaceae bacterium ESL0729 DNA encoding:
- a CDS encoding valine--tRNA ligase, with the translated sequence MMTELSTKFNPQEVEAGRYEKWLEADAFKPSGDVNAEPYSIVIPPPNVTGKLHLGHAWDTTLQDMIIRQKRMQGFDTLWLPGMDHAGIATQAKVEERLREDGITRYDLGREKFIEKVWEWKDEYASTIKEQWGKLGLSLDYSRERFTLDAGLSEAVRKVFVSLYEKGLIYRAEYIINWDPKAMTALSDIEVIHKEVQGAFYHMTYDLENGEGSLEVATTRPETMFGDVAVAVNPEDPRYKDLIGQNVILPLVNKVIPIVGDEHADPEFGTGVVKITPAHDPNDFEVGRRHDLPQVNVMNADGSMNELAGELNGLDRFEARKQVVELLRESGNLVKVEPIVHSVGHSERTGVPVEARLSTQWFVKMEELAANAVKNQETDDKVTFFPERFNDTFLQWMDNVHDWVISRQLWWGHQIPAWYHKETGEMYVGMEAPADAENWEQDPDVLDTWFSSALWPFSTMGWPDEESSDFKRYFPTNTLVTGYDIIFFWVSRMIFQSLEFTGRAPFKNTLIHGLIRDEEGRKMSKSLGNGIDPMDVIEKYGADALRWFLSNGSAPGQDVRFSYEKMDAAWNFINKIWNVSRYIIMNNEGLTVEDISANLEKVANKTAGNVTDRWILTRLNETVEKVTENFDKFEFGEAGRALYNFIWDEFADWYIELTKEVLYGDNEEEKEVTRSVLTYVLDQILRLLHPIMPFVTEEIFENIPHTEATLVRAKYPVVRPVFTEPEAAHGVEVLKEVIRSVRNARSEVNVAPSKPITILIKAKNPEIEAFFKANENYLRRFTNPETLEISSSLEAPAKAMTSILSDAEIYLPLADLINIEDEIIRLNKEKAKWEKELEMVSKKLSNERFVANAKAEIVQKEKDKRADYQTKFDTTVARIAELESL
- a CDS encoding pseudouridine synthase, which produces MIRTQGLDKKAARQAIKKNLVLVDGQAAYKISQNVDSRVQKITYEGRQINFSPHRYYMLNKPVQTICANKDDKYPTVFDLLGDIDQKDLYSVGRLDFWTSGLLLITDNGRLGRRMLNPQSHVDKLYQVTTKEALDLSDVAAFKAGLTIDGHVKLKEAFLDLKSGHEALVQVSEGKNRQVRKMFLSRGKLVLKLRRVKFGPLDLDENLGAGDFRELTQEEIVSLIPYFD
- a CDS encoding FAD-dependent oxidoreductase; translation: MRTVIIGTNHAGIAAANTLLDNYPDQEVVMIDRNSNLSYLGCGTALWVGRQIDGYEGLFYTNEETFIHKGAEIHMETVVDKIDFDAKKVHTTSLAGKESVIDYDKLVLATGSRPIIPNIPGKDLEGLHFLKLFQEGQEVDKDLSRDEVKTVAVIGAGYIGVEIAEAARRRGKNVLLFDAATTSLASYYDEDFAKLMDKNLEDNGIELHFGELATAYEGSERVERLVTDKGSYDVDMVINAIGFTANAALGAGKLETFANGAYLVDKHQQTSNPDVYAVGDCATIYSNALQDTTYIALASNAVRSGLVAGHNIGGTELDAIGVQGSNGISIFGLDLVSTGLSVKAAERFGFEVLSTEFEDLQKPEFIKEGNAMVKIKIVYDKNNRRILGAQLASTYDISANIHMFSLAIQEGLTIDKLKLLDIFFLPHFNQPYNYITMAALSAE
- the rlmD gene encoding 23S rRNA (uracil(1939)-C(5))-methyltransferase RlmD, yielding MVYLKAGQKIPLKIKKMGINGEGIGNYKGQTVFVRGALKGEEVFSQITLVKKNYVEAKIVKINKKSKNRVIPACKVYSTCGGCQIMHLAYPAQLEYKRDILRQALNKFKPEGFESYDLRATKGMDDPWHYRNKLQFQTREFSGKVLAGLYAENSHRLIDIDDCLVQDKLTQKILNDVRRLIGKYKISLYDERKNQGLRTVMIRHGQKSNQVQLVFISSKNLNLSSLIADLVKENPEIRTIALNINAKKTSEIYGEKTELLWGQETIKEGVLDYEFSLSPRAFYQLNSKQTNTLYSEAVKALDVGEDDNIIDAYCGVGTIGLAFAGRVKSVRGMDVIAQGIEDAKKNAQNLGFDNTHYEVGAAEDIIPKWYSEGFRADALIVDPPRTGVDDKLLDVILRYKPSKMVYVSCNVSTLARDLVKLAKAYKIEYIQSVDMFPQTSRTEAVVKLTKR
- the recX gene encoding recombination regulator RecX; the protein is MIKITKIEKKKRLYKVEFDQSETIYVTEDTIVKYMMSKGSEFSEADLKEISDFANFSRGKNLAIYYISFKMRTKMEVILYLKEHEIDNHQIARVITSLEESRYIDDENYAESFINSKINGQNMGPQQIKQKLMAKGISRELVEAKLADLFDYDKQVDAASQLAEKLIMQKYQKLPLKMLKIKISQSLVNKGFSYDLAKEALASLELESDPQIENDLFDKDFNKILKRYQNKYEGYDLKQRITAALARKGYDFDLIRKNLREFDF
- a CDS encoding DUF1912 family protein, with protein sequence MTYEQEFLKEFEEWVETQVKVNEMAVNEAQKVADEGDERACEAVIRYESRLDAYQFLLMKFANLHAKKGFHDLPDGLMDMLNY
- a CDS encoding DUF960 domain-containing protein, whose protein sequence is MAFTNTNSRAASFGIASSLPSQVIDTFWYIIDNNLKGVFVLESLINFELVDDDSYLSIVFSQNGSPDKIKFDFNYPFSKTWPTDIHVIDRMGRETVLLPSEM
- a CDS encoding GNAT family N-acetyltransferase, with the protein product MIYLKPARQEDIFQIMELIDSARTFLKSQGIDQWQGDYPSIDDIQMDLREDHTSPYALLVDGQLAGYCVMIEGPEEAYEKISEGKWQGDKAYTSIHRIAIHDSFRGQGLMTYMWSNIFALASNQGFEDIRVDTHPANKIMQAALVKAGFNYQGVVKFEGKRLAYQCILDN